A genomic window from Vampirovibrio chlorellavorus includes:
- a CDS encoding pyridoxal-phosphate dependent enzyme yields the protein MLESPNAYLKFDPSHQAASPIPAIDADGRIRLPGFPAGLSIQSYLPLVHRYTQILEASRILDRHRDHLRLMARFNPALANAREPQAPLTALSPSTLLPHLYYKREDQTATRAYKLRGALVGMAKALESQQVKCFLTVSTGNHALGVLKAAELLLPQVVRLVVPGNTAVLKLEKLRKAIDGLNANGVQADLLCKGDTFDEARTWAMANQGQDEAYLDPYNDPWVVAGQGTLGLELLAQIGHLLGQHPYEEVVVIAPIGGGGLLTGTATALKLASAWEPAFRNVNLRFVGLRLKDLQAPLGDAIRVAEIAPDNLQALNALNVSIQTMAQEHMAQGVRFVQSDLGQTVEGASGGTVYPALKTEAFSPTSRRLVVSLLSGGNA from the coding sequence ATGTTGGAAAGCCCGAACGCCTACCTGAAATTCGACCCCAGCCATCAAGCGGCCAGCCCCATTCCGGCCATTGATGCGGACGGTCGAATTAGGCTGCCGGGCTTTCCGGCGGGGTTATCCATTCAGTCTTATCTGCCGCTGGTGCATCGCTATACCCAAATTCTGGAGGCTAGCCGCATACTGGATCGCCACCGGGATCACCTGCGATTGATGGCCCGATTCAACCCGGCGCTGGCCAACGCCCGGGAGCCGCAGGCTCCCCTGACCGCCCTGAGCCCCTCCACCTTGCTGCCACACTTGTACTACAAGCGAGAGGATCAGACCGCCACCCGGGCCTATAAGTTAAGAGGCGCCCTGGTGGGCATGGCCAAAGCCCTGGAGAGCCAGCAGGTCAAGTGCTTTCTCACCGTATCCACCGGCAACCATGCCCTGGGAGTGCTGAAGGCTGCGGAACTTCTTCTTCCGCAGGTGGTACGGTTGGTGGTACCCGGTAACACCGCCGTCCTTAAACTCGAAAAGCTGCGTAAAGCGATAGACGGTCTGAATGCCAACGGTGTTCAGGCCGATTTATTATGTAAAGGGGATACCTTTGATGAAGCCCGCACCTGGGCCATGGCCAACCAGGGGCAGGATGAGGCTTACCTCGATCCGTACAACGACCCTTGGGTAGTGGCCGGTCAAGGTACCCTTGGCTTGGAACTCTTGGCCCAAATTGGTCATTTACTGGGCCAGCACCCCTATGAAGAGGTGGTCGTTATCGCTCCCATTGGCGGGGGTGGCTTGTTGACCGGAACAGCCACGGCACTCAAGCTGGCTTCGGCGTGGGAACCGGCTTTTCGGAACGTCAACCTGCGCTTTGTGGGCTTGCGGCTGAAAGACCTGCAAGCGCCCTTGGGCGATGCCATCCGGGTGGCTGAAATCGCCCCGGATAATTTGCAAGCCCTGAACGCCCTGAACGTCAGCATTCAGACTATGGCCCAAGAGCATATGGCCCAAGGGGTGCGCTTTGTGCAAAGCGATCTAGGGCAAACCGTGGAAGGGGCATCCGGCGGCACGGTCTATCCAGCCTTAAAGACTGAGGCGTTCAGCCCCACTTCACGCCGTTTGGTGGTTAGCCTGCTCAGTGGCGGAAACGCTTGA
- the ilvC gene encoding ketol-acid reductoisomerase, with the protein MNIFYDKDIDRSKLLAKKVAVVGFGSQGYGQSLNLKESGATVKIALRSGSATEAKVKEAGLEAISLEQAAEWADLIMFLIPDVQHGPVYKQYFEGKLRPGQALVFSHGFSIHYNEIVPPADVDVFLIAPKSPGHLVRSEYQRDRGVPSLFAVHQDATGEARELALGYAACLGSGRAGVIETTFKDETETDLFGEQAVLCGGAAALVKAGFETLTEAGYPPELAYFECLHELKLIVDLMYEGGLEDMRYSISDTARYGDVSRGPRVITADTKVAMKQILTEIQSGEFAREWMEEYRSGMPELKKRVEADRQHPLEVAGRKLRGMMSWLSGNKLVNRDKN; encoded by the coding sequence CTGAATATTTTTTACGACAAAGACATCGACCGCAGTAAACTGCTGGCTAAAAAAGTGGCCGTGGTGGGCTTTGGCAGCCAAGGCTACGGACAGAGTTTAAACCTGAAAGAGTCCGGGGCCACTGTAAAAATCGCCTTGCGTTCTGGCAGCGCCACCGAAGCCAAAGTTAAAGAAGCCGGTCTGGAAGCCATTTCTCTGGAACAAGCCGCCGAGTGGGCTGATTTGATCATGTTCCTGATTCCCGATGTGCAACACGGCCCCGTCTACAAACAATACTTTGAAGGCAAACTCAGGCCCGGTCAGGCGTTGGTGTTCAGCCACGGGTTCAGCATCCATTACAACGAAATCGTGCCACCCGCCGATGTGGACGTGTTCCTGATCGCCCCCAAAAGCCCCGGTCATCTGGTGCGTTCTGAGTACCAGCGGGATCGTGGGGTGCCGTCCCTGTTTGCCGTGCATCAGGATGCCACCGGGGAAGCCCGTGAATTGGCCCTGGGTTACGCGGCCTGCTTGGGTTCCGGTCGGGCCGGGGTCATTGAAACCACCTTTAAAGATGAAACAGAAACCGATCTCTTCGGGGAGCAAGCCGTGCTGTGTGGTGGGGCCGCCGCCCTGGTGAAAGCCGGGTTTGAGACCTTGACCGAAGCGGGATACCCCCCGGAGCTGGCCTACTTTGAATGTCTGCACGAACTCAAGTTGATCGTGGATTTAATGTATGAAGGCGGTCTGGAGGATATGCGCTACTCCATCAGCGATACGGCCCGTTACGGCGATGTCAGCCGGGGACCTCGGGTGATTACCGCCGATACCAAAGTGGCCATGAAGCAGATCCTGACCGAAATCCAATCCGGCGAGTTTGCCCGTGAATGGATGGAAGAATACCGCAGCGGCATGCCCGAATTGAAAAAACGGGTGGAAGCCGATCGCCAGCATCCGCTGGAAGTGGCAGGCCGTAAACTCCGTGGCATGATGAGCTGGTTGTCTGGCAATAAGCTGGTCAACCGGGATAAAAACTAG
- the ilvB gene encoding biosynthetic-type acetolactate synthase large subunit gives MAAPSERLEWSNATAPETNLNRSVLTGAEIFLSCLVAEGVDTLFGMPGGVILSIYEALPEFPSLNHILVRHEQGAVHMAEGYARATGKPGVAIATSGPGATNLVTGLADAYYDSVPIVAFTGNVPSSLLGNDAFQEADIVGITRPVTKHNIIVRRAEDLAQAIKEAFHVATTGRPGPVLVDIPKDVLLATAEFDYAAASIDLPGYTVEESFTDADLDTVLALLQEAKQPVLLAGGGVINAGAHAEIQTFAERFHLPVANSLMGLGGFPTSHPQFLGFCGMHGQYWANIAIANADLLIIAGNRLGERQTGKPDRFARNAKIVHIDLDPCTLQKNVDAFLPVQGDIKNIFQQLLAKTEVLTPYWEALDTRSHWFRTIQSWKTRRKNQPTLDGVLTPQYVLDRIFHHLPKDAFVTTEVGQHQMWAAQRFNLDRPRSFISSGGLGTMGFGFPAAIGVQAAFPDKTVIDIAGDGSFQMTLQELATARDHGLAVKVAIINNGYLGMVRQWQDKTWNRPSQSRMTSPDYVKLAEAYGCAGFVVERMEDVDTVIRQAYAITDRPVLIDFRVREKADVYPWVPAGGANEDMLTEE, from the coding sequence ATGGCCGCGCCTAGTGAAAGACTGGAATGGAGCAATGCCACTGCTCCCGAAACCAACCTAAACCGTAGCGTCTTGACCGGGGCGGAGATTTTCCTGAGTTGCCTAGTGGCCGAAGGGGTAGACACCCTGTTTGGCATGCCCGGCGGGGTTATCCTCTCCATTTACGAAGCGTTGCCCGAATTTCCCAGCCTGAACCACATTTTGGTGCGCCACGAACAAGGGGCTGTCCACATGGCGGAAGGCTATGCCCGAGCCACCGGTAAACCCGGTGTGGCCATCGCCACCTCCGGCCCGGGGGCCACCAATTTGGTCACCGGCTTGGCGGATGCCTACTACGATTCCGTGCCCATTGTGGCCTTTACCGGCAATGTGCCCTCCTCCCTGCTTGGGAACGATGCCTTTCAGGAAGCTGACATTGTGGGCATCACCCGCCCGGTGACCAAGCACAACATCATCGTGCGGCGGGCAGAAGATTTGGCGCAAGCCATCAAGGAAGCCTTCCATGTGGCCACCACGGGTCGTCCGGGCCCGGTGCTGGTGGACATCCCCAAAGATGTGCTGCTGGCCACCGCTGAATTTGACTACGCAGCAGCCAGCATTGATCTGCCCGGTTACACGGTAGAAGAATCATTTACGGATGCGGATCTGGATACCGTTTTGGCCCTGCTACAAGAGGCTAAGCAACCGGTGTTACTGGCCGGGGGTGGGGTGATCAACGCCGGGGCCCATGCCGAAATTCAAACCTTCGCCGAGCGCTTTCATTTGCCGGTGGCCAACTCCCTGATGGGGCTGGGCGGTTTTCCCACCAGCCATCCCCAGTTTTTGGGCTTTTGCGGCATGCACGGCCAGTATTGGGCCAACATCGCCATTGCCAACGCCGATCTGTTAATCATCGCTGGCAACCGGCTGGGCGAACGGCAAACCGGCAAGCCCGATCGCTTTGCCCGCAACGCCAAAATCGTGCATATCGATCTGGATCCCTGCACCTTGCAAAAAAACGTGGACGCCTTTTTGCCGGTGCAAGGGGATATTAAAAACATCTTTCAGCAACTGCTGGCCAAAACGGAAGTTCTGACGCCCTATTGGGAGGCTCTGGATACCCGTTCCCACTGGTTCAGAACCATCCAGAGCTGGAAAACCCGCCGCAAGAATCAGCCAACGCTGGATGGCGTGTTGACCCCGCAATACGTGCTGGATCGCATTTTCCACCACTTGCCCAAAGACGCCTTTGTGACCACCGAAGTGGGCCAGCACCAGATGTGGGCCGCCCAGCGCTTCAACCTGGATCGCCCTCGCAGCTTTATCAGCTCCGGCGGATTGGGCACCATGGGCTTTGGCTTTCCAGCGGCCATTGGGGTGCAAGCGGCTTTTCCCGATAAAACGGTTATTGATATCGCCGGGGATGGTAGCTTCCAAATGACCCTCCAAGAGCTGGCCACGGCCCGCGATCACGGGTTGGCCGTCAAAGTGGCCATCATCAACAACGGCTATCTGGGCATGGTTCGCCAGTGGCAGGACAAAACCTGGAATCGTCCTTCTCAATCCAGAATGACCTCTCCCGATTACGTGAAGCTGGCCGAAGCATACGGCTGTGCGGGCTTTGTGGTGGAGCGTATGGAAGATGTGGACACCGTGATCCGGCAAGCCTACGCCATTACCGATCGCCCGGTGTTGATTGATTTCCGGGTGCGGGAAAAAGCGGATGTTTATCCGTGGGTGCCCGCAGGCGGGGCCAATGAGGACATGCTCACCGAAGAATAA